In the Paralichthys olivaceus isolate ysfri-2021 chromosome 15, ASM2471397v2, whole genome shotgun sequence genome, one interval contains:
- the hmgn1b gene encoding non-histone chromosomal protein HMG-like isoform X2, which translates to MPKRRQATSAGDLVAKRRSPRLVERPGSAKPESKPKPKKAPAKPKKAKEVEKAKPEEKAPEAPAENGEAKAEEEAPATDAAEEKNDAE; encoded by the exons ATGCCTAAAAGGAGACAA gcAACATCTGCAGGTGATTTAGTG GCCAAAAGGAGATCTCCCAGGTTGGTAGAG AGACCTGGATCTGCAAAGCCAGAGTCCAAACCAAAGCCAAAG aAGGCACCTGCTAAGCCTAAGAAAGCCAAGGAGGTGGAGAAGGCCAAGCCTGAGGAGAAAGCACCAGAAGCCCCTGCTGAGAATGGCGAAGCCAAAGCTGAGGAAGAG GCACCAGCTACAGACgcagctgaagaaaaaaatgacGCAGAATAA
- the hmgn1b gene encoding non-histone chromosomal protein HMG-like isoform X1 yields the protein MEGNEGAWISATSAGDLVAKRRSPRLVERPGSAKPESKPKPKKAPAKPKKAKEVEKAKPEEKAPEAPAENGEAKAEEEAPATDAAEEKNDAE from the exons ATGGAGGGAAACGAAGGAGCGTGGATCTCG gcAACATCTGCAGGTGATTTAGTG GCCAAAAGGAGATCTCCCAGGTTGGTAGAG AGACCTGGATCTGCAAAGCCAGAGTCCAAACCAAAGCCAAAG aAGGCACCTGCTAAGCCTAAGAAAGCCAAGGAGGTGGAGAAGGCCAAGCCTGAGGAGAAAGCACCAGAAGCCCCTGCTGAGAATGGCGAAGCCAAAGCTGAGGAAGAG GCACCAGCTACAGACgcagctgaagaaaaaaatgacGCAGAATAA